One window from the genome of Salvia miltiorrhiza cultivar Shanhuang (shh) chromosome 7, IMPLAD_Smil_shh, whole genome shotgun sequence encodes:
- the LOC130995476 gene encoding G-type lectin S-receptor-like serine/threonine-protein kinase LECRK1 — MASLPLMNMLVITVMLLVLPIPATAQSRTNITLGSSLVANAATSTWLSPSAEFAFGFQPTAGGGYLLAIWFHKIPEKTIIWSANRDNPAPEGSTVRLAANGRLQLSDPSGRQFWAADPAAAYAALLDTGNLVLFSAASENLWQSFDQPTDTLVPSQILNQGGQLISSFSDKNYSRGRFFFAMQSDGNLVGYTRNFPMNDGIKAYLATMTVGDGFRYIFNASGYLNLVARNGTLLRNIFSNTGASTAQFYQRLTLDYDGVLRRYLYPKSNSSGGRPAAWSVFEFSPSNICTAVTQDTGGGVCGLNSLCSLGTDQRPRCTCPWGYSAIDPNYWATACKRDFLPQTCDHDQDHFGFNDMPDADWPLSDYAHFTQVSEDWCRQDCLADCFCDVAIYRNTDCWKKRVPLSNGKIDSGVQGKALIKVRTRNSTVVSPSFGRSGKRNRDAFIIAGAVLLGTSVFLNILLLVSKLLFNSRRTWSRVEEGEGNKRSVYPGVNIRCFSFKELEEATNGFSEQLGNGAYSTVYKGALIDEDGKMVAVKKLSRMVDDAEKEFRAEVSSISKTNHKNLVQLLGYCDEGQNRLLVYEFMSNGSLATFLFENSPKPNWYTRVQIAFAVARGLCYLHEECSTQIIHCDIKPQNVLLDDAHTAKISDFGLAKLMRADQTRTTTGIRGTRGYVAPEWFRNMPITVKVDVYSYGIMLLELVCCRKNFDPDVEDQRRQILSDWAYDCCCDGAVEEMLVEEEMRDDDIKRFEKMVRIAMWCVQEDPELRPQMKRVVHMLEGSAEVPPPPDPASFVC; from the coding sequence ATGGCTTCACTGCCATTAATGAACATGCTGGTCATCACTGTCATGTTACTAGTGCTACCGATTCCAGCCACCGCGCAATCACGCACCAACATAACTCTGGGTTCATCCCTCGTTGCCAACGCTGCCACTTCCACTTGGCTATCGCCTTCTGCTGAATTCGCTTTCGGATTCCAACCCACAGCAGGCGGCGGCTACTTGCTGGCCATCTGGTTCCACAAAATACCTGAAAAAACAATAATCTGGTCAGCCAATCGCGACAATCCTGCCCCAGAGGGCTCTACAGTCCGACTTGCTGCAAATGGGAGGCTCCAGCTCAGCGATCCCAGCGGCCGACAGTTCTGGGCCGCAGACCCCGCCGCGGCCTACGCCGCCTTGCTCGACACGGGCAACTTGGTGCTCTTTAGCGCTGCTTCTGAAAACCTGTGGCAGAGCTTCGACCAGCCCACTGACACGTTAGTCCCGTCCCAGATACTGAATCAAGGCGGGCAGCTCATCTCCAGTTTCTCCGATAAGAATTACTCCCGTGGGAGATTCTTCTTCGCTATGCAGTCCGATGGGAATCTTGTGGGGTACACTAGAAACTTCCCCATGAACGACGGAATCAAGGCGTACCTGGCCACGATGACGGTGGGCGACGGATTCCGCTACATCTTCAACGCATCCGGATACCTTAACCTCGTCGCGCGAAACGGGACTTTGCTTAGAAACATCTTCTCAAACACTGGAGCTTCAACGGCGCAGTTTTACCAGAGACTGACGCTGGATTACGATGGTGTTCTGAGGCGCTATCTGTATCCCAAGTCCAATTCGAGCGGCGGCCGCCCCGCGGCGTGGTCTGTTTTCGAGTTCTCGCCTTCCAATATATGCACTGCGGTGACTCAAGATACAGGCGGGGGTGTTTGTGGCCTCAACAGCCTCTGCTCCTTGGGAACCGATCAACGCCCGCGATGCACTTGCCCCTGGGGCTACTCTGCAATCGATCCCAACTACTGGGCCACTGCATGCAAGAGGGATTTCCTTCCGCAGACCTGTGATCACGACCAGGATCACTTCGGCTTCAACGACATGCCTGATGCGGATTGGCCTTTATCCGACTATGCACATTTTACTCAAGTCTCCGAGGATTGGTGCCGACAGGATTGCCTCGCTGATTGTTTCTGTGATGTTGCTATATACAGAAACACCGACTGCTGGAAGAAGAGAGTCCCTCTTTCCAACGGGAAGATCGACTCCGGCGTGCAGGGGAAGGCTTTGATAAAGGTGAGGACGAGAAACAGCACCGTCGTCAGCCCTTCATTTGGTAGGTCAGGGAAGAGAAACAGAGACGCTTTCATCATTGCCGGTGCGGTTTTGCTCGGAACTTCTGTGTTTCTCAACATACTCTTGCTGGTATCGAAGCTGTTGTTCAATTCCAGGAGAACATGGAGCCGGGTCGAGGAAGGAGAAGGCAACAAGAGATCAGTTTATCCCGGAGTGAACATAAGGTGCTTCAGTTTCAAGGAGCTGGAAGAAGCCACCAATGGATTCAGTGAACAGTTAGGCAACGGCGCTTACTCGACGGTGTACAAGGGGGCTCTAATTGACGAAGATGGAAAGATGGTGGCGGTTAAGAAGCTGAGCAGAATGGTAGATGATGCAGAGAAAGAGTTCAGAGCTGAAGTGAGCTCAATCAGCAAGACCAACCACAAGAACCTGGTGCAGCTGTTGGGATACTGCGACGAGGGCCAAAACAGGCTGCTGGTGTACGAGTTCATGAGCAATGGCTCCCTCGCCACCTTCCTATTTGAAAACTCGCCCAAGCCCAACTGGTACACAAGGGTGCAGATCGCGTTCGCGGTTGCAAGAGGCCTCTGCTATCTGCACGAAGAGTGCAGCACACAAATCATACACTGCGACATCAAGCCTCAGAACGTGCTCTTGGACGACGCTCACACTGCAAAGATATCCGATTTCGGGTTAGCGAAACTTATGAGGGCCGATCAGACAAGGACGACGACGGGGATAAGGGGGACTCGAGGGTATGTTGCGCCGGAATGGTTCAGAAACATGCCGATAACAGTGAAAGTGGATGTGTATAGCTACGGGATCATGCTGCTGGAGTTGGTGTGCTGCAGGAAGAACTTCGACCCTGATGTTGAGGACCAGAGAAGGCAGATTCTCAGTGACTGGGCTTATGACTGCTGCTGCGACGGAGCAGTGGAGGAGATGTTGGTGGAGGAGGAGATGAGAGATGATGACATCAAGAGATTTGAGAAAATGGTGAGGATAGCGATGTGGTGCGTCCAAGAAGATCCGGAATTGAGGCCGCAGATGAAGAGAGTGGTTCATATGCTTGAAGGTTCAGCGGAAGTGCCTCCACCACCAGATCCTGCTTCATTCGTCTGTTGA
- the LOC130993876 gene encoding G-type lectin S-receptor-like serine/threonine-protein kinase LECRK1 → MAFVASSPSRSLPLTNMLIITVVLLLLPIPATAQSRTNITLGSSLVANAATSTWLSPSAEFAFGFQPTAGGDYLLAIWFHKIPEKTIIWSANRDNPAPQGSTLRLAANGRLQLNDPSGRQFWAANPAAAYAALLDSGNLVLFSAASENLWQSFDEPTDTLVPSQILNRDGQLISSFSDRNHSRGRFFFIMQTDGNLVWYTRNFPMGDPIKAYLATQTVGDGFRFIFNTSGYVNLVSRNGTLLSNIYSNIGAPTTQFYQRVTLDYDGVLRHYLYPKSNSSGGRATAWSVYDFLPSNICTAVTQDTGGGVCGFNSLCSVGTNQRPRCTCPWGYSAIDPNYWATACKRDFIPQSCNHDEDLFGFNDMPNVNWPLSDYEHFTRVLEDWCRQDCLSDCFCDVAIYGNTDCWKKRVPLSNGKINSSVQGKALIKVRMRNSTVVSPSSGKSGKRNRVAFIIAGAVLLGTSVFLNLLVLVSKLFFDSRRKSNKDGEGEGNKRVYPGVNIRCFGFKELEEATNGFSEQLGNGTYSTVYKGALIDEDGKMVAVKKLSRMVDDAEKEFRAEVSSISKTNHKNLVQLLGYCDEGQNRLLVYEFMSNGSLATFLFENSPKPKWYTRVQIAVAVARGLCYLHEECSTQIIHCDIHVFVPPHPLIKHWISVLRNEQTPCPIFKNAMAELGRLLIYEASREWLNYCSVCKCTYNLDDHGDRCIRCGGSSDDNTWLPEKFPEGSRVFVVDPMLATGITFIIFTSGGFLSGILGHLQALLAALAIMSDLMFDFLGRCSNEALKEEMEEKRRAQITFMRKKDFRKEQLVLEDLVLEYIPHNVLLDDAHTAKISDFGLAKLMRADQTRTTTGIRGTRGYVAPEWFGNIPITVKVDVYSYGIMLLELVCCRKNFDPDVEDQRRQILSDWAYDCCCDGAVEEMLVEEEMRDDDIKRFEKMVRIAMWCVQEDPELRPQMKRVVHMLEGSAEVPSPPDPASFVC, encoded by the exons ATGGCTTTTGTAGCTTCATCACCAAGCAGATCACTGCCATTAACGAACATGCTGATCATCACTGTCGTGTTACTGCTGCTACCAATTCCAGCCACCGCGCAATCACGCACCAACATAACTCTGGGTTCATCCCTCGTTGCCAACGCTGCCACTTCCACTTGGCTATCGCCTTCTGCTGAATTCGCTTTCGGATTCCAACCCACAGCAGGGGGCGACTACTTGCTGGCCATCTGGTTCCACAAAATACCTGAAAAAACAATAATCTGGTCAGCCAATCGCGACAATCCTGCCCCACAGGGCTCCACACTCCGACTTGCTGCAAACGGGAGGCTCCAGCTCAACGATCCCAGCGGCCGACAGTTCTGGGCCGCAAACCCCGCCGCAGCCTACGCCGCCTTGCTCGACTCCGGCAACTTGGTGCTCTTTAGCGCTGCTTCTGAAAACCTGTGGCAGAGCTTCGACGAACCCACTGACACTTTAGTCCCATCCCAGATACTGAATCGAGACGGCCAGCTCATCTCCAGTTTCTCCGACAGGAATCACTCTCGAGGGAGATTCTTCTTCATTATGCAGACCGATGGGAATCTCGTGTGGTATACTAGAAACTTCCCCATGGGCGACCCAATCAAGGCTTATCTGGCTACGCAGACGGTGGGTGATGGATTCCGCTTCATCTTCAACACATCCGGATACGTCAACCTCGTCAGCCGAAACGGGACTTTGCTTAGCAACATCTACTCAAATATTGGAGCTCCAACGACGCAGTTTTACCAGAGAGTGACGCTGGATTATGATGGTGTTCTAAGGCACTATCTGTATCCCAAGTCCAATTCGAGTGGTGGGCGGGCCACGGCATGGTCTGTTTACGACTTCCTGCCTTCCAATATATGCACTGCAGTGACTCAAGATACAGGCGGAGGTGTTTGTGGCTTCAACAGCCTCTGCTCCGTGGGAACTAATCAACGCCCGCGATGCACTTGCCCTTGGGGCTACTCTGCAATCGATCCCAACTACTGGGCCACTGCATGCAAGAGGGATTTCATTCCGCAGAGCTGCAATCATGACGAGGATCTCTTCGGCTTCAACGACATGCCCAATGTGAATTGGCCTTTATCCGACTATGAACATTTTACTCGAGTCTTAGAGGATTGGTGCAGACAGGACTGCCTCAGTGATTGTTTCTGTGATGTTGCTATATACGGAAACACCGATTGCTGGAAGAAGAGAGTCCCTCTTTCCAACGGGAAGATCAACTCCAGTGTGCAGGGGAAAGCTTTGATAAAGGTGAGGATGAGAAACAGCACTGTCGTCAGCCCTTCCTCAGGTAAGTCAGGGAAGAGAAACAGAGTCGCTTTCATCATTGCCGGTGCAGTTTTGCTCGGAACTTCTGTGTTTCTCAATTTACTTGTACTGGTATCGAAGCTGTTCTTCGATTCCAGGAGAAAATCAAACAAGGATGGGGAAGGAGAAGGCAACAAGAGAGTGTATCCCGGAGTGAACATAAGGTGCTTCGGTTTCAAGGAGCTGGAAGAAGCCACCAATGGATTCAGTGAACAGTTAGGCAACGGCACTTACTCGACAGTGTACAAGGGGGCTCTAATCGACGAAGATGGAAAGATGGTGGCGGTTAAGAAGCTGAGCAGAATGGTAGATGATGCAGAGAAAGAGTTCAGAGCTGAAGTGAGCTCAATCAGCAAGACCAACCACAAGAACCTGGTGCAGCTGTTGGGATACTGCGACGAGGGCCAAAACAGGCTGCTGGTGTACGAGTTCATGAGCAATGGCTCCCTCGCCACCTTCCTATTTGAAAACTCACCCAAGCCCAAATGGTACACAAGGGTGCAGATTGCGGTCGCGGTCGCAAGAGGCCTCTGCTATCTGCACGAAGAGTGTAGCACACAAATCATACACTGCGACATCCAC GTATTCGTCCCGCCGCATCCTTTAATTAAGCATTGGATTTCAGTTCTTCGGAATGAGCAGACGCCTTGTCCTATATTCA AGAATGCTATGGCTGAGCTTGGGAGATTACTAATATATGAGGCATCAAGGGAGTGGCTG AACTACTGTTCTGTATGCAAATGCACATACAATCTTGATGATCACGGTGATCGTTGTATTAGGTGTGGTGGTTCCTCTGATGATAATACTTG gtTGCCAGAGAAATTTCCTGAAGGCTCTCGAGTATTCGTTGTGGATCCCATGCTTGCAACAG GAATTACATTCATTATCTTTACTTCTGGGGGATTCTTGAGCGGGATTCTTGGACATTTGCAGGCTCTGCTAGCTGCTCTTGCTATTATGTCGGATCTTATGTTCGACTTCTTGGGAAGGTGCAGTAACGAAGCCCTCAAGGAAGAGATGGAAGAGAAAAGAAGGGCTCAG ATtactttcatgaggaagaaGGATTTCAGGAAAGAGCaactagttcttgaggacttAGTGCTAGAATACATA CCTCATAACGTGCTCTTGGACGACGCTCACACTGCAAAGATATCGGATTTCGGGTTAGCGAAACTTATGAGGGCCGATCAGACAAGGACGACAACGGGGATAAGGGGGACTCGAGGGTATGTTGCGCCGGAATGGTTCGGAAACATTCCGATAACAGTGAAAGTGGATGTGTATAGCTACGGGATCATGCTGCTGGAGTTGGTGTGCTGCAGGAAGAACTTCGACCCTGATGTTGAGGACCAGAGAAGGCAGATTCTTAGTGACTGGGCTTATGACTGCTGCTGCGACGGAGCAGTGGAGGAGATGTTGGTGGAGGAGGAGATGAGAGATGATGACATCAAGAGATTTGAGAAAATGGTGAGGATAGCGATGTGGTGCGTCCAAGAAGATCCGGAATTGAGGCCGCAGATGAAGAGAGTGGTTCATATGCTTGAAGGTTCAGCGGAAGTGCCTTCACCACCAGATCCTGCTTCATTCGTCTGTTAA